The following proteins are encoded in a genomic region of Flammeovirga pectinis:
- a CDS encoding RagB/SusD family nutrient uptake outer membrane protein, whose protein sequence is MKTLAKYIISSVLLVGNVGCADYLDNPPQGIQTIDNFYDNENQATQGLMSAYYWLSGDDWYYKDCFRFIGDVCSDDAFDGYSDQLDLTLLSKFDITPQNEWLDTEWNYSYKGIFHANIVIDRVPNAPFDDQEVKDQIVAEAKVLRAYQYFGLVRNFGGVILMDSESTEEDSNKPRSTEAETWAFIEADLLAAIPHLPTRGEQGSEELGRVTKGTAQALLAKVYLYQEKWAESLAQSKEVMNSGYALEANLATLWDGTTRNSLESIFEIQTSNDMSFALGTSFPTVSGSRNEKNGNVGGWGFDTPSSDLDNAFDADDPRRGFTIIRNMDKLDADGNPDVNGTPYYTFADNDTDGSNASGRINRKYFLKSSARTGQYWNDPYQYKIIRYADVLLMAAEAAYHTGDQSSAKNYVNQVRQRAIDNAATGHGMTLISSTGNQLLLDIYKERRLELAMEGERFYDLKRTGRMTQVIGDFVDYNMNSNTDYDAGNNKGSLWNESKHIFFPIPQTQIDLSNGAVKQNPGY, encoded by the coding sequence ATGAAAACATTAGCAAAATATATAATTAGTTCTGTTCTACTTGTAGGCAATGTTGGGTGTGCAGATTACTTGGATAATCCACCTCAAGGAATTCAAACTATTGATAATTTCTACGATAATGAAAATCAAGCTACTCAAGGCTTAATGTCGGCGTATTATTGGTTAAGTGGAGATGATTGGTATTATAAAGATTGTTTCCGATTTATAGGTGATGTTTGTTCTGATGATGCTTTTGATGGTTATTCTGATCAATTAGACCTTACATTACTTTCAAAATTTGATATTACACCTCAAAATGAATGGTTAGACACAGAATGGAATTATAGCTACAAAGGTATTTTTCATGCTAACATAGTAATTGATAGAGTACCAAATGCACCATTTGATGATCAAGAAGTAAAAGATCAAATAGTTGCAGAAGCTAAAGTGTTAAGAGCCTACCAATATTTTGGTTTAGTAAGAAATTTTGGAGGAGTAATTTTAATGGATTCTGAATCGACGGAAGAAGACTCAAATAAACCTAGAAGTACGGAAGCTGAAACATGGGCATTTATAGAAGCTGATTTGTTAGCAGCTATTCCACATTTACCAACAAGGGGCGAGCAAGGATCAGAGGAGCTTGGTAGAGTGACAAAAGGAACAGCTCAAGCTCTTTTGGCAAAAGTATATTTATACCAAGAAAAATGGGCAGAGTCTTTAGCACAATCAAAAGAAGTTATGAACTCTGGGTATGCTTTAGAAGCTAACCTTGCAACTCTTTGGGATGGAACAACAAGAAATTCATTAGAATCAATTTTTGAAATACAAACTTCTAATGATATGTCATTTGCATTGGGTACTTCATTCCCAACAGTTTCAGGCTCGCGTAATGAGAAAAATGGTAATGTAGGTGGATGGGGATTTGACACACCTTCAAGTGACCTTGATAATGCTTTTGATGCTGATGATCCAAGAAGAGGTTTTACTATTATTCGTAATATGGATAAATTAGATGCAGATGGAAATCCAGATGTGAATGGAACTCCTTATTATACATTTGCAGATAATGATACAGATGGTTCTAATGCTTCGGGAAGAATAAACAGAAAATATTTCTTAAAATCTTCAGCAAGAACAGGTCAGTATTGGAATGATCCTTATCAATATAAAATTATTCGCTATGCGGATGTTCTTTTAATGGCAGCAGAAGCAGCTTATCATACTGGTGATCAAAGTTCTGCTAAGAATTATGTAAATCAAGTACGTCAGAGAGCAATTGATAATGCAGCAACAGGGCATGGAATGACATTAATTTCATCAACAGGTAATCAATTACTGTTAGACATTTATAAAGAACGTCGTTTAGAATTAGCTATGGAAGGTGAACGTTTTTATGATTTAAAAAGAACAGGACGTATGACTCAAGTAATTGGTGATTTTGTTGACTATAACATGAATTCAAATACTGATTACGATGCAGGTAATAATAAAGGGTCGTTATGGAATGAAAGTAAGCATATCTTTTTCCCTATTCCACAAACTCAAATAGATTTATCTAACGGAGCTGTTAAACAGAACCCTGGATATTAA
- a CDS encoding glycoside hydrolase family 2 TIM barrel-domain containing protein has protein sequence MKKILIIGSLLASSLLTNAQQVNDWENPKMIGENKEEAHATFTLFNSEADAIANQKQKTENVLSLNGTWKFNWVIKPSERPLDFYKNDYNTTDWADIEVPSNWELKGFGTPIYTNVEYPFVPVDPPNIPHNDNPVGSYKRTFKLPTNYDGKEVFVHFAGVRSAMYLWVNGEKVGYSQGSKTPAEFNITDFVKEGDNQIAVEVYRWSDGSYLEDQDMWRLSGIDREVYLYATPKTHIRDFEVTASLDKSYKNGLFNVAVDLVNKAGKTYSGVVEVALFDKNLKKVLSKKATINVVKGQEKKVKFSGKLAKVNRWSAENPYLYSLVITQKDNKGKVVNATTSKVGFRKVEIKNSQLYVNGMPVLVKGVNLHEHHPTRGHANTVEMMMKDIEVMKQNNINSVRLSHYPNDTRWYDLADKFGLYLVDEANIEAHGLGAEHQGTFDTARHTAYNPEWYEAHFDRVKSMVERDKNHPSVILWSMGNECGNGDTFFKIYDWLKERDTTRPVQFEQAGEKRDTDIVCPMYPPMEQIQAYADATDKTRPFIMCEYSHAMGNSNGNFKEIWDVVRSQPHMQGGFIWDWVDQGIQTHDENGNMYWAYGGDFNSQMYPNQENFCLNGLVDPDRKPHPGLYEVKYVHQNVQFKAKDVANGSVTITNEFDFTNLTKYAVSYTVTKNGEIIKSGDIALNIAPHQTKDITVALPELLQQEGVEYFLNFDVTTKEATQMVPKGHSIAHEQFMIGEGQFFAKKTARQGKPEVEKEGDWIGVKTEDTQVWINGWGEVAQWTYKGVDLLKKAPQPNFWRAPVDNDFGNHMAKESNVWRSASRNKSVKSMDVKEVNGQVVVDVVYFLKDVQSDYHLSYTIGGNGQIAVAIDMDLSAVKELPELPRFGMMMELPAQFDNFKYYGRGPVENYQDRNNATTVGIYQSTVAEQYHAYLRPQENGNKTDVRWLSLLNKEGVGIKVVGNQPLSVSALHNYITDFDPGIEKGQRHINDVYQRDVVVLNVDLKQRGVGGDNSWGYLPHDEYRLLADKYSYGFTMIPVSETKTENNDLGK, from the coding sequence ATGAAGAAAATATTAATAATAGGATCACTTTTGGCGTCATCACTACTTACTAATGCACAGCAAGTAAATGATTGGGAAAATCCAAAAATGATCGGAGAAAATAAAGAAGAAGCACATGCAACTTTTACTTTATTTAACTCTGAAGCAGATGCGATTGCTAATCAAAAACAAAAAACAGAAAATGTATTATCATTAAATGGAACTTGGAAGTTCAATTGGGTAATTAAACCTTCTGAACGTCCACTAGATTTTTATAAAAACGATTACAATACAACAGATTGGGCAGATATTGAAGTACCGTCTAACTGGGAATTAAAAGGTTTTGGAACGCCAATTTATACCAATGTGGAATACCCATTTGTACCTGTCGATCCTCCTAATATTCCTCATAACGACAATCCAGTAGGTTCTTATAAACGTACTTTTAAATTACCTACTAATTATGATGGTAAAGAAGTATTTGTTCATTTTGCAGGCGTGCGTTCTGCAATGTATTTATGGGTGAATGGAGAGAAAGTTGGATACTCTCAAGGTTCTAAAACTCCTGCTGAATTTAATATCACTGACTTTGTAAAAGAAGGTGATAATCAAATTGCAGTTGAGGTGTATCGTTGGTCTGATGGTTCATATCTTGAAGATCAAGATATGTGGAGATTGAGCGGTATTGATAGAGAGGTATACTTGTATGCTACTCCAAAAACACATATTAGAGATTTTGAAGTGACTGCATCTTTAGATAAATCATATAAAAATGGTCTTTTCAATGTAGCTGTTGATTTAGTAAATAAGGCAGGTAAAACATATTCAGGTGTTGTAGAAGTAGCTTTGTTTGATAAAAACTTAAAGAAAGTTCTTTCTAAAAAAGCAACAATTAATGTTGTAAAAGGGCAAGAGAAAAAGGTGAAATTCTCTGGTAAACTAGCTAAAGTAAACCGTTGGAGTGCAGAAAATCCTTATTTATATTCTTTGGTTATCACTCAAAAAGATAATAAAGGAAAGGTAGTAAATGCAACAACATCTAAAGTAGGTTTCCGTAAGGTGGAAATTAAAAATAGTCAGTTGTATGTAAACGGAATGCCTGTTCTAGTAAAAGGTGTCAACTTACATGAACATCACCCAACAAGAGGTCATGCAAATACAGTTGAAATGATGATGAAAGATATTGAAGTGATGAAACAAAATAACATCAATTCAGTACGTTTAAGTCATTATCCAAATGATACACGTTGGTATGATCTAGCTGATAAATTTGGTTTATATCTAGTAGATGAAGCCAATATTGAAGCACATGGTTTAGGAGCAGAACATCAAGGAACTTTTGATACGGCTCGTCATACAGCTTATAATCCAGAGTGGTACGAAGCACATTTTGACCGTGTAAAAAGCATGGTAGAACGTGATAAAAACCATCCTTCGGTTATTTTATGGTCTATGGGTAACGAATGTGGAAATGGAGATACTTTCTTCAAAATCTATGATTGGTTAAAAGAAAGAGATACAACTCGTCCTGTTCAGTTTGAACAAGCTGGAGAGAAAAGAGATACAGATATTGTTTGTCCAATGTACCCTCCAATGGAGCAAATTCAAGCATATGCAGATGCAACAGACAAAACAAGACCATTTATTATGTGTGAGTACTCACATGCTATGGGGAACTCGAACGGTAACTTTAAAGAAATTTGGGATGTAGTTCGTAGTCAACCCCATATGCAAGGTGGATTTATTTGGGATTGGGTAGATCAAGGTATTCAAACACACGATGAAAACGGAAATATGTATTGGGCTTACGGCGGAGATTTCAATTCTCAGATGTATCCTAACCAAGAAAACTTTTGTTTAAACGGTTTAGTAGATCCAGATCGTAAGCCTCATCCAGGTTTATACGAAGTGAAATATGTACATCAAAATGTTCAGTTTAAAGCAAAAGATGTAGCAAATGGTAGTGTTACAATTACCAACGAATTTGATTTTACAAACCTAACGAAGTATGCAGTTTCTTATACTGTAACAAAGAACGGAGAAATAATTAAATCGGGTGATATAGCTTTAAATATTGCACCTCATCAAACAAAAGATATTACAGTTGCTTTGCCAGAATTACTACAACAAGAAGGGGTAGAATATTTCTTAAACTTTGATGTTACTACCAAAGAAGCAACGCAAATGGTTCCAAAAGGACATTCTATTGCACACGAGCAATTTATGATTGGTGAAGGTCAGTTTTTTGCAAAGAAAACAGCTAGACAAGGAAAGCCAGAAGTTGAAAAAGAAGGTGATTGGATTGGTGTAAAAACTGAAGACACTCAAGTTTGGATTAACGGATGGGGCGAAGTGGCACAATGGACTTACAAAGGAGTTGATTTACTAAAAAAAGCTCCTCAGCCTAACTTTTGGAGAGCACCTGTAGATAACGACTTTGGTAACCACATGGCAAAAGAAAGTAATGTTTGGCGTTCTGCATCAAGAAATAAGTCTGTAAAATCTATGGACGTGAAAGAAGTAAATGGACAAGTTGTTGTTGATGTAGTTTATTTCTTAAAAGATGTACAAAGCGATTATCATTTATCATATACTATTGGTGGCAACGGACAAATTGCTGTAGCTATCGATATGGATTTATCAGCAGTAAAAGAACTTCCAGAATTACCTCGTTTTGGTATGATGATGGAGTTACCTGCACAGTTTGATAACTTTAAATATTATGGTCGTGGCCCAGTAGAAAATTATCAGGATAGAAACAATGCTACTACAGTAGGTATATACCAAAGTACGGTTGCAGAACAATACCATGCGTATTTAAGACCACAAGAAAATGGTAATAAAACAGATGTACGTTGGTTATCACTTTTAAATAAAGAAGGTGTTGGTATTAAAGTAGTTGGTAACCAACCTTTAAGTGTATCTGCCTTGCATAATTATATTACAGACTTTGATCCGGGTATTGAAAAAGGACAAAGACATATTAATGATGTTTACCAAAGAGATGTAGTTGTTTTAAATGTTGATTTAAAACAAAGAGGTGTTGGAGGAGACAATAGCTGGGGGTACTTACCACATGATGAATATAGATTATTAGCAGATAAATATTCGTATGGTTTTACCATGATACCCGTTTCTGAAACAAAAACAGAAAACAACGATTTAGGCAAATAA
- a CDS encoding glycoside hydrolase yields MKLKWIYLALISLSITACNDDTTTGNEDNSLGDTTLTIKLSDKYQIIDGFGASDAWSMQHVGKWPESTKNEIADLLFSTQMDDTGSPKGIGLNIWRFNIGAGSVAQGGNSNIYDPWRRTEGFLLDNGTYDWTKQAGQRWFLQAAKQRGVDKFIGFSNSAPVQMTKNGKANTTTAQASNLATEEFENFAEYLTDVAKHLQDVEGITLDDISPVNETQWDWDSSSGQEGCPFTNAEVADLVRKLDTKITEKGLTAKIELTEAGQIDYLYTSGTNRPGKDNQIEDFYGSGSNSVAGLNHLSKSVAGHSYWTTEQSKLVPMRQQVWSKIKETDPTLKYNMSEYCIMGDNEENIDGNGRDLTIDMGLYLAKVMHYDLTEANASAWQWWIAASPYDYKDGLIYIDKSETGGSYQTSKMLYAMGNYSRFIDKGMYRVETNQLFGKTNDDPFTQKRIMSSAYATADGSKVVLVLVNYNDYEYTINFNFDGETMDNQEMKMYQTSSSKNLEYIGDQEVNAPVVITPKSITTYVISK; encoded by the coding sequence ATGAAATTGAAATGGATTTATTTGGCACTTATTTCTTTAAGTATTACGGCTTGTAATGACGATACTACTACAGGAAATGAAGATAACAGTTTAGGAGATACAACTTTAACAATTAAACTATCGGATAAATATCAAATAATTGATGGGTTTGGTGCTTCTGATGCATGGTCTATGCAACATGTTGGAAAATGGCCTGAATCAACAAAAAATGAGATAGCCGATTTGTTATTTTCAACACAAATGGACGATACGGGTTCTCCGAAAGGAATTGGCTTAAACATTTGGCGTTTTAATATTGGGGCAGGTTCTGTAGCTCAGGGAGGTAATAGTAATATTTATGACCCATGGAGAAGAACGGAAGGTTTTCTATTAGACAACGGAACGTACGATTGGACAAAACAAGCTGGTCAGCGTTGGTTTTTACAAGCAGCAAAACAACGTGGAGTAGATAAGTTTATTGGCTTTTCTAATAGTGCTCCAGTGCAAATGACAAAAAACGGTAAAGCAAATACAACTACAGCACAGGCTTCAAATTTAGCAACAGAAGAATTTGAAAACTTTGCAGAGTACTTAACAGATGTAGCAAAACATTTACAAGATGTAGAAGGAATTACGTTGGATGATATTAGTCCTGTAAACGAAACGCAGTGGGATTGGGATAGCTCATCTGGACAAGAAGGATGTCCTTTCACAAATGCAGAAGTAGCTGATTTAGTACGCAAATTAGATACTAAAATCACAGAAAAAGGATTGACTGCAAAAATAGAATTAACAGAGGCAGGGCAGATAGATTACCTATATACTTCTGGAACAAATAGACCAGGTAAAGATAATCAGATAGAAGATTTTTATGGATCGGGTAGTAATTCTGTAGCCGGTTTAAATCACCTTTCTAAAAGTGTTGCAGGCCATAGTTATTGGACAACCGAACAAAGTAAATTAGTACCAATGCGCCAACAGGTTTGGAGTAAAATAAAAGAAACAGATCCTACCTTAAAATACAATATGTCGGAGTATTGTATTATGGGCGATAACGAAGAAAATATTGATGGTAACGGAAGAGATTTAACTATTGATATGGGACTTTATTTAGCTAAAGTTATGCATTACGATCTTACAGAAGCCAATGCATCTGCTTGGCAATGGTGGATTGCAGCAAGCCCGTATGATTATAAAGATGGCCTAATTTATATAGATAAATCTGAAACTGGAGGTAGTTACCAAACATCTAAAATGCTCTATGCAATGGGTAATTACAGTCGTTTTATTGATAAAGGAATGTATAGAGTAGAAACAAATCAATTGTTTGGAAAAACGAACGATGACCCTTTCACTCAAAAAAGAATAATGTCGTCTGCTTATGCAACTGCAGATGGAAGTAAAGTTGTTTTAGTACTGGTTAATTATAATGATTATGAGTACACCATCAATTTTAATTTTGATGGAGAAACAATGGATAATCAGGAGATGAAAATGTACCAAACATCATCTTCTAAAAACTTAGAATATATAGGAGATCAAGAGGTAAATGCACCTGTTGTAATTACTCCTAAATCTATTACAACTTATGTAATATCTAAATAA